A single genomic interval of Streptomyces sp. NBC_00663 harbors:
- a CDS encoding aminotransferase class V-fold PLP-dependent enzyme, whose protein sequence is MSVSTAAATRTICSPLPVLGRDVTVPLVTGGEVTYAALDYAASAPALQRVWDDVAAYAPYYGSVHRGAGYLSQLSTDLFENARNTVAEFLGCREGDQVVFTRSTTDSLNLLAAALPADCQVFVFETEHHASLLPWRDARVTYLDAPRTHQQAVETLEQALADRDPYGPALVCVTGASNVTGELWPVRELAAAAHAHGARIVLDAAQLAPHHAVSVADLDVDWVAFSGHKLYAPFGSGVLAGRADWLTAAEPYLAGGGASRKVTRREDGGVDVEWHENAARHEAGSPNVIGAYSIASACKALTEAGFDTLVAREQYLIEKVRSGLADVPEVRILSLFGDDAPRVGVLSFVVEGWNSSHFAAALSAEYGIGVRDGLFCAHPLVRTLLGSDPQTQGECGAPEAAPGEKSLNAIRVSFGAGTPDEHVERFVNAVRELVSDGAKWRYRTEDGRCVPAV, encoded by the coding sequence ATGTCTGTCTCCACCGCTGCCGCCACCCGGACCATTTGCTCTCCGCTGCCCGTTCTGGGCCGGGATGTCACCGTCCCGCTCGTCACCGGTGGCGAGGTCACCTACGCGGCCCTCGACTACGCGGCCAGCGCGCCGGCCCTCCAGCGGGTCTGGGACGACGTGGCGGCCTACGCGCCCTACTACGGCAGCGTCCACCGCGGTGCCGGGTACCTGTCGCAGCTGTCGACCGACCTCTTCGAGAACGCCCGGAACACCGTCGCCGAGTTCCTCGGCTGCCGCGAGGGCGACCAGGTCGTCTTCACCCGGTCCACCACCGACTCGCTCAACCTGCTCGCCGCCGCCCTGCCCGCCGACTGCCAGGTCTTCGTCTTCGAGACCGAGCACCACGCCTCGCTGCTGCCCTGGCGCGACGCCCGGGTGACCTACCTCGACGCCCCCCGCACCCACCAGCAGGCCGTGGAGACCCTGGAGCAGGCCCTCGCCGACCGCGACCCGTACGGCCCCGCCCTGGTCTGTGTGACCGGCGCCTCCAACGTCACCGGCGAGCTGTGGCCGGTGCGCGAGCTGGCCGCCGCCGCCCATGCGCACGGCGCCCGGATCGTCCTCGACGCCGCCCAGCTCGCCCCGCACCACGCGGTGTCCGTCGCCGACCTCGACGTCGACTGGGTCGCCTTCTCCGGCCACAAGCTGTACGCCCCCTTCGGCTCCGGCGTCCTCGCCGGCCGCGCCGACTGGCTGACCGCCGCCGAGCCCTACCTCGCCGGCGGCGGCGCCAGCCGCAAGGTCACCCGGCGCGAGGACGGCGGCGTGGACGTGGAGTGGCACGAGAACGCGGCCCGCCACGAGGCCGGCTCCCCGAACGTCATCGGCGCCTACTCCATCGCCTCCGCCTGCAAGGCGCTGACCGAGGCCGGCTTCGACACCCTCGTCGCCCGCGAGCAGTACCTGATCGAGAAGGTCAGGAGCGGCCTCGCCGACGTTCCCGAGGTCCGGATCCTCTCCCTCTTCGGCGACGACGCCCCCCGCGTCGGCGTCCTCTCCTTCGTCGTCGAGGGCTGGAACAGCTCCCACTTCGCCGCCGCCCTCTCCGCCGAGTACGGCATCGGCGTCCGCGACGGCCTCTTCTGCGCTCACCCCCTCGTCCGCACCCTGCTCGGCAGCGACCCGCAGACCCAGGGCGAGTGCGGCGCCCCCGAGGCCGCGCCCGGCGAGAAGTCCCTCAACGCCATCCGCGTCAGCTTCGGCGCGGGCACGCCGGACGAGCATGTCGAGCGGTTCGTGAACGCCGTGCGCGAGCTGGTGAGCGACGGTGCGAAGTGGCGGTACCGGACCGAGGACGGACGGTGCGTCCCCGCCGTCTGA
- a CDS encoding serine/threonine-protein kinase — MQALRATDPRRVGPYEVRGRLGSGGMGEVYLAESRTGLRLAVKVVRPEYAQDRTFRARFRQEVRAAQTVGGAGTYTARVVDADPEGEHPWMATEFVDGPNLRDAVMDGGALPEQAVRVLGAALGEALGAIHARGMVHRDLKPSNILLAPDGPRVIDFGIVRALEATAMTRTGAIVGSVGYVSPEQIRNGGKVGPPSDVFSLGAVLAYAASGREPFGEGQDSVILLRILTRDFDLTGVPEELLPLVEACLRDEPGQRPMPKDVVEAVGGSPRGGLHPGWYTGAGPEPEASRGGELWLPERESGERESRVEYMAPVPETPDVVRPEAEVAETPQAAPPEAEVADVRPSRRGLLRLAVGGAVVAGAGGVGGWWWLGRSEAGSEGGGKSGSANTPGFVARKAAVSWSYNVGGAPSVDGGPCGALSADGRTLYFAGADGNLRALGSDGEERWKVSVFQGEAFVTRPVVTADGIFVAVVSDTATEPGRLIAVSAAGEEMWRRELPSPYFRQPAVLGGAVVVGSAKSTIDGAGVVQAYDSRGRVSWDVPLGGAPCDELVVAGGVLYAPCYDNHLYGFTDGGTSTPFDAALDGDVGRPAVSGDTVVVSTGNQANELFGLDLAGRQKWKKKGLAGSYVPAKAGSFAFLGVTDASAALKAITEDGDEVWSYGGGGALSDPVLVDSTVYVRTDTEVHALDTRGNRLWKTEVGADPGVLLTPVVHGRRVYAGTNKGVAALDVSG, encoded by the coding sequence GTGCAGGCGCTGCGCGCGACGGATCCACGCAGGGTCGGCCCGTACGAGGTACGGGGCCGGCTCGGCTCGGGCGGCATGGGCGAGGTGTATCTCGCCGAGTCACGGACCGGGCTGCGGCTGGCGGTGAAGGTCGTACGGCCCGAGTACGCCCAGGACCGCACCTTCCGCGCCCGGTTCCGGCAGGAGGTGCGGGCGGCGCAGACCGTCGGCGGGGCGGGCACGTACACCGCGCGCGTGGTCGACGCCGACCCGGAGGGCGAGCACCCGTGGATGGCCACGGAGTTCGTGGACGGGCCGAATCTGCGGGACGCGGTCATGGACGGCGGGGCACTGCCCGAGCAGGCGGTGCGGGTGCTGGGGGCCGCGCTGGGTGAGGCGCTGGGCGCGATCCATGCGCGGGGCATGGTCCACCGGGACCTGAAGCCCTCCAACATCCTGCTGGCGCCGGACGGTCCGCGGGTCATCGACTTCGGGATCGTACGGGCCCTCGAAGCCACGGCGATGACCCGTACGGGCGCGATCGTGGGCTCGGTCGGCTATGTCTCGCCCGAGCAGATCCGCAACGGTGGCAAGGTCGGCCCGCCGAGCGACGTCTTCTCCCTCGGCGCGGTCCTCGCGTACGCGGCGAGCGGGCGCGAGCCCTTCGGCGAGGGCCAGGACTCGGTGATCCTGCTGCGCATCCTGACCCGGGACTTCGACCTGACGGGCGTACCGGAGGAACTGCTGCCGCTGGTGGAGGCGTGCCTCAGGGACGAGCCGGGGCAGCGGCCGATGCCGAAGGACGTCGTCGAGGCCGTGGGGGGTTCGCCGCGCGGCGGACTGCATCCTGGCTGGTACACGGGTGCGGGCCCGGAGCCCGAGGCTTCTCGGGGAGGCGAACTCTGGCTTCCCGAGCGGGAGTCGGGAGAGCGGGAGAGCCGGGTCGAGTACATGGCGCCGGTGCCGGAGACGCCTGACGTGGTGCGGCCCGAGGCCGAGGTGGCGGAGACACCTCAGGCTGCGCCGCCCGAGGCCGAGGTGGCGGACGTACGGCCCTCGCGGCGCGGGCTGCTGCGCCTCGCCGTGGGCGGGGCCGTGGTCGCCGGCGCCGGGGGAGTGGGCGGCTGGTGGTGGCTCGGGCGCTCGGAGGCCGGTAGCGAGGGCGGGGGGAAGAGCGGGAGCGCGAATACGCCGGGGTTCGTCGCGCGGAAGGCGGCCGTGAGCTGGTCGTACAACGTGGGCGGCGCGCCCAGCGTGGACGGCGGTCCCTGCGGGGCGCTCTCCGCCGACGGCCGGACGCTGTACTTCGCCGGGGCCGACGGGAACCTGCGGGCGCTGGGCAGCGACGGCGAGGAACGCTGGAAGGTGTCCGTCTTCCAGGGGGAGGCCTTCGTCACCAGGCCGGTCGTCACGGCCGACGGGATCTTCGTCGCCGTGGTCAGCGACACCGCGACCGAACCGGGGAGGCTCATCGCGGTGAGCGCCGCCGGTGAGGAGATGTGGAGGCGGGAGCTGCCCAGTCCGTACTTCCGCCAGCCCGCGGTGCTCGGGGGCGCCGTCGTCGTCGGCTCCGCGAAGAGCACGATCGACGGTGCGGGGGTCGTGCAGGCGTACGACAGCCGGGGCAGGGTGAGCTGGGACGTCCCGCTGGGTGGTGCGCCCTGCGACGAGCTCGTCGTGGCCGGCGGCGTCCTCTACGCGCCCTGCTACGACAACCACCTCTACGGGTTCACCGACGGCGGCACCAGCACGCCGTTCGACGCCGCGCTGGACGGTGATGTCGGCCGCCCCGCCGTCAGCGGCGACACCGTGGTCGTGAGCACCGGGAACCAGGCGAACGAGCTGTTCGGGCTGGATCTCGCGGGCCGACAGAAGTGGAAGAAGAAGGGCCTCGCCGGTTCCTACGTCCCGGCGAAGGCCGGCTCCTTCGCCTTCCTGGGCGTGACCGACGCGAGCGCGGCGCTCAAGGCGATCACGGAGGACGGGGACGAAGTCTGGTCGTACGGCGGGGGCGGGGCCCTCTCGGACCCGGTGCTGGTGGACTCCACGGTCTATGTGCGCACCGACACCGAGGTCCACGCCCTCGACACGCGGGGCAACCGGCTCTGGAAGACCGAGGTGGGCGCCGACCCGGGCGTCCTGCTGACCCCCGTCGTGCACGGCCGCCGCGTCTACGCCGGGACGAACAAGGGCGTCGCCGCCCTCGATGTCAGCGGTTAG
- a CDS encoding Lrp/AsnC family transcriptional regulator produces MITAIVLIKTSVDRIPEIAESIAALDSVSEVFSVTGTYDLIAMVRVRQHEDLAEVIPGSISKIPGVEATDTHVAFRTYSQHDLEAAFAIGLDN; encoded by the coding sequence GTGATCACCGCGATCGTCCTCATCAAGACCAGCGTGGACCGGATCCCCGAGATCGCCGAGTCGATCGCGGCCCTGGACTCGGTGAGCGAGGTCTTCTCCGTCACCGGCACCTACGACCTGATCGCCATGGTCCGCGTCCGGCAGCACGAGGACCTCGCCGAGGTCATCCCCGGCAGCATCAGCAAGATCCCGGGCGTGGAGGCCACGGACACCCACGTCGCCTTCCGCACGTACTCCCAGCACGACCTGGAGGCGGCGTTCGCGATCGGGCTCGACAACTAA
- a CDS encoding rhomboid family intramembrane serine protease, giving the protein MISNWRVTVGGASRSLWGTAPVTYGLIALCCLLFVIGPAGGLNPAYGTGDELLVAQRAYFHHWGVVPAELFEGSARAALTPATALFVHGSWVHLLGNMLFLYVFGVMTEERMGRVQFTLFYLGCGYLALLGYAAANSDSDQSLVGASGAISAVLGAFLYLFPGARVTSLLPFLFFLPLRFPAWLVLPFWAALQWLAAGRAANGPGVAYLAHLVGFGLGFAFAWVRFPPATRVRPAPAPAPEGENQQ; this is encoded by the coding sequence ATGATCAGCAACTGGAGGGTGACAGTCGGTGGCGCGAGCAGGTCGTTGTGGGGTACGGCACCGGTCACCTACGGCCTGATCGCCCTGTGCTGTCTGCTCTTCGTCATCGGCCCCGCGGGGGGCCTCAATCCGGCCTACGGCACCGGGGACGAACTGCTCGTCGCCCAGCGGGCCTACTTCCACCACTGGGGCGTGGTCCCCGCGGAACTGTTCGAAGGCTCGGCCCGGGCCGCACTCACCCCGGCGACGGCCCTCTTCGTCCACGGCAGCTGGGTCCACCTCCTCGGCAACATGCTCTTCCTCTATGTCTTCGGAGTGATGACCGAGGAACGGATGGGCCGCGTCCAGTTCACGCTCTTCTACCTCGGCTGCGGCTATCTGGCGCTGCTGGGCTACGCCGCCGCGAACTCCGACTCCGACCAGTCGCTGGTCGGGGCCTCCGGAGCGATCTCAGCCGTGCTCGGAGCGTTTCTCTACCTGTTCCCCGGCGCCCGGGTGACAAGCCTGCTCCCGTTCCTCTTCTTCCTGCCCCTACGGTTCCCGGCATGGCTGGTGCTGCCCTTCTGGGCGGCCCTCCAGTGGCTGGCGGCGGGCCGGGCGGCGAACGGGCCCGGGGTGGCGTATCTGGCCCACCTGGTGGGCTTCGGCCTGGGCTTCGCCTTCGCGTGGGTCCGATTCCCCCCTGCGACTAGAGTGAGGCCCGCCCCAGCTCCGGCCCCCGAGGGAGAGAACCAGCAGTGA
- a CDS encoding NYN domain-containing protein, with the protein MVETQGGGPGDGAAEVLDRPLPDGVRRRVVQIVSDGFGGLTVGELPAQLRQYARFAPNRRAKFAGNAMAAALETDPLFRQRIGEKFREAQPELAGALDSGSPPPAADPLDVAAAAYVLRPTGWVKLVTAAGEEAQRADAERADEESRVELERLREELVAARDHTRAETERLRTELDAAKKEAESLHRKLRAALSDVKRGEAALRKLQVEMDAVRAEGQTQVSTAEVESRRLKARLSEAEAALEATRKAAREGRSVEDMRVRLLLDTVLDAAQGLRRELALPPVSVRPAETVDAVEPGRMTPKDIAARALSENDPAILDQLLALPQAHLVVDGYNVTKTGYPQMPLEKQRLRLLGQLSQLAAQTGAEVTCVFDGAELLAPVLLAPPRGVRVLFSKAGVTADELIRQLVRAEPPGRPVIVASTDREVADGVAKAGARPVASAMLLKRLS; encoded by the coding sequence ATGGTGGAGACACAAGGCGGGGGGCCGGGCGACGGCGCCGCCGAGGTGCTCGACCGTCCGCTGCCCGACGGCGTGCGCCGTCGCGTCGTGCAGATCGTCTCCGACGGCTTCGGCGGCCTCACCGTCGGTGAACTGCCCGCGCAGCTCAGACAGTACGCCCGGTTCGCGCCGAACCGGCGGGCCAAGTTCGCGGGCAACGCGATGGCCGCGGCACTGGAGACCGATCCCCTGTTCCGGCAGCGGATCGGCGAGAAGTTCAGAGAGGCCCAGCCGGAGCTCGCCGGCGCCCTCGACTCCGGCTCGCCGCCCCCGGCCGCGGATCCGCTCGACGTGGCGGCCGCGGCCTATGTACTGCGTCCCACGGGCTGGGTGAAGCTCGTGACCGCGGCCGGCGAGGAGGCCCAGCGGGCCGACGCCGAGCGCGCCGACGAGGAGAGCCGCGTCGAGCTGGAGCGGCTGCGCGAGGAGCTGGTGGCCGCCAGAGACCACACGCGCGCCGAGACCGAGCGGTTGCGCACCGAGCTGGACGCGGCCAAGAAGGAAGCCGAATCGCTTCACCGCAAGCTGCGGGCCGCCCTCAGTGACGTCAAGCGCGGCGAGGCGGCGCTGCGCAAACTACAGGTCGAGATGGACGCCGTGCGCGCCGAGGGGCAGACGCAGGTGTCCACCGCCGAGGTCGAGTCACGGCGGCTCAAGGCCCGGCTGAGCGAGGCCGAGGCCGCCCTGGAGGCCACGCGCAAGGCGGCCCGGGAGGGGCGCAGTGTCGAGGACATGCGCGTCCGGCTGCTGCTGGACACCGTGCTGGACGCGGCCCAAGGGCTGCGCCGGGAGCTGGCGTTGCCGCCCGTGTCCGTGCGGCCCGCGGAGACCGTCGACGCGGTCGAACCGGGACGAATGACCCCGAAGGACATCGCCGCGCGGGCGCTGTCCGAGAACGATCCGGCCATTCTGGACCAGCTGCTCGCCCTGCCCCAGGCCCACTTGGTGGTCGACGGCTACAACGTCACCAAGACCGGTTATCCCCAGATGCCGCTGGAGAAGCAGCGGCTGCGGCTGCTCGGGCAGCTCTCGCAGCTCGCCGCGCAGACCGGCGCCGAGGTGACCTGTGTCTTCGACGGGGCCGAGCTGCTCGCGCCGGTGCTGCTCGCGCCGCCGCGCGGCGTGCGGGTGCTGTTCTCCAAGGCGGGCGTCACCGCCGACGAGTTGATCCGCCAGTTGGTGCGCGCCGAGCCACCGGGCCGGCCGGTCATCGTCGCCTCCACCGACCGCGAGGTGGCCGACGGGGTGGCCAAGGCGGGGGCCCGGCCTGTCGCTTCGGCGATGCTTTTGAAGCGCCTGTCCTGA